The Oryzihumus leptocrescens sequence GGCGGTGACCCGATCATCGGCACCACGCACATCGACGCCCTCGAGGCGTTCGAGGCCGACCCCGAGACCGACGCGATCGTCATGATCGGCGAGATCGGCGGCGACGCCGAGGAGCGCGCGGCGGCCTACATCAAGGAGCACGTGACCAAGCCGGTCGTCGGCTACGTCGCGGGCTTCACCGCCCCCGAGGGCAAGACCATGGGCCACGCCGGCGCCATCGTCTCCGGCTCCTCGGGCACCGCGGCCGCCAAGAAGGAGGCCCTCGAGGCCGCGGGCGTCCGGGTGGGCAAGACGCCGTCCGAGACCGCGGAGCTCATGCGCGAGATCATGAAGAACCTGGGCTGAGCCACCGTATCCACGGCAGCTCACCACGGCGGGCCGGTCACCTCCTCGAGGTGGCCGGCCCGCCGTGCTTTTCATGGTGGGGCTACTTCTGGCGGGCGAGGGAGAGCAGCCGGTCGAGCTCGCTGAACCCCTGCGAGGTCTGGCTGCGCAGGTAGAGCGTGCTCACCGCCGCGGGGGTGCCCTCGTGCACCGACACCCCGAGCCAGCCCACGGCCTTCGGTGCCCCCGGCTCGGCGCCGACGACCCGGAACAGGCCGGGGTGAGCCGGGTCCTGGGTCACCGTGACGTGGGGCACCCGGCTGCCGCAGGTGGCGATGCCGTGGGCGATCCGGTCGGCCTCCGCCCGCGCGGCGGCGGCCGAGGCGGTCAGGCGGATGCGCTGCCGGCCCAGGATGGTGCCGTCGACCTCGTCGGCGACGGTGACGATCCCGAACCGGCCCGCGGAGGAGGTCATGTCCATCGCGGTGTCCACGTCGCACTCGTGGACCTGCGCGCCACCCTCGAAGTCCGCCGTCACCGCGTGCGTGGCGTCACCACCGGAGACGCCCGGCGTGGCCCACTGGGACGCGGCCACGAACAGGCTCGCCGGCAGCAGCGGCCGGGTGCCGGCGACGGGCATCTGCTCGTCGACCGCGACGGTCGAGGGCCTGGTGGGCTCGGCGCCGCCGAGGTCGCCGCCGAGCCGGCGCTGCGCGACCGCGCCGATGTCCTGGACCTGCGACACCGTCCACCGGTGCTTCCCGCTCTCGCCCGGCTCGGTGATGGTGACGATCCCGACCTTCGAGCCGGAGTGCGTGACGACGAACCACTCGGTGCTCGCCGGACCGACGCCGCTGAACACCTTGGGCCACGCCGAGTCGGCCACGATCGACACCTTCGGAGGCTTCACCGGGGCCCCACCGCTCGAGCAGGTCAGCAGCTGGCTGACCACCGTGTCGGCCGCCCGGTCGGCGGTGGTGGCCGACGGGTTGTCGTAGACCCGCTGGTCGGCCTGCAGGCCGGGGGGCTCGGCGTTGACCGACTGGGCGTGCGCCCGGGTGCCCGGCTCGCCGACGTTGGCGCAGTCCATGACCGCACCGCCCTCGGACTCCTTGAAGTCGGCGATGACCACGGTCTCGGAGATCCCCAGCGCCCGCTGCCACTCGGCGGAGACGGGCAGGTCGCCGGGCACCGGCAACGGGACGCCGGCATCGGCAGGCGTCGTGGCGGACGTGGGCGTGGTCGTGCTCGCGCTCGACCGGCTGGTGCTGACCGCCGGGCGCAGCGAGGAGGGATGGCCCCCCAGCCCGCTGAAGCCGACGTAGCCGACGACCAGGACGGCCGCCGCTGCTGCCGCGGCCGCGGCGAGGACGGTGCGCCGGCGGCGGGCCGCGCCACGGGCCTTGACGAACCGCACGTCCGCCAGCTCGAGTGCCTCGACGTCCCGACGCAGGGTGGCCAGGGCGCCCCGCACGAGCTCGTCGTCGGCGGCGGACCAGCGGCCCGGATCCAGCTCAGCCATGGTGGTGCTCCTCTGCACGAAGGGCCTGAGCGAGCAGGGCCCGGCCGCGGTGCAGGCGCGCCTTGATGGTGCCTGCGGGGGTGTTGGTCTCGTGCGCGATCTGGTCGATGGACAGGTCGGCCAGGTAGTGCAGCGCCAGGGCCTCCCGGACCGGTTCGGGCAGCTCGCGCAGTGCGGCGAGCACCGCGACCCGGTCCTCGGTCGGCCCGTCGGTGTGCGCCTCGGCCCCGTGCCGGACGTACGCCCGCTCCTGGCCGGTCCGCTTGCGCCACGCGGAGATCGCCAGACGCCGGGCGACCGTGCGCACCCAGGCCATCGGGTCGTCATACGCGTGCACCTTGTCCCAGCGCTGCCAGGCCCGGCTGAACGCCTCCTGCGTGCAGTCCTGGGCCAGGGTCAGGTCTCCGGTCGCGACGTACACCACGTGGACGACCGAACGGGCCCCCTGCCGGTAGAACTCGTCGAACTCGCGCTCGCTGTCGCCGGCGCTGCCCTTCATCACACCTCCCGTGTCCCCCGGGTCCAACCCCCCGGCCCGGGCGGGCCGTCGGGGGACCAGACGCGGGGCACCCCTTCAAGGTTGCCGGGATCACATCCCCTTTCCAGGGAATCTGCCGGGCGCGCGGCGCGCCGACGCCCGCAGGTGCGGTCGGGGCGCGACGATTGACCCCTCATGAGTGTGCTCGACCGCCCCCGCCAGACCAGCCCCGGACCGACCACCGGAGGGCAGGGCCGTTGGGGCCTGCGGCTGCGTGCCGCCGGAGCCGGTGCCTCCGCCGCCGTGCTCGGCCTGCTCGTGGTCTGCCTGCCGAGCCTGCTGGTGTGGGTGGCCAGCCCGCAGAGCAGCGTGCCATGGACGACGGCCTTCGGGATCGGCGCGCACGTCTGGCTGCTGGCGCACACCGTGGACCTGTCCGCCGGCACGGCCACGATCTCGCTGGTGCCGCTGCTGCTGGGCCTGCTGCCGGTCTCGCTGGCCGTGGTCGCCTGCCGCCGGGTGCTGGCGCTGCTCGACGACGCCCGGCCCGCGCGCTTCCAGATGTGGGGTGCGCTGCGCAAGGACGTCGCTGACGCCGGGCTGGGCTTCACCGGCGCGTATGCCGTGACCGGCCTGCTCGTCTCGCTCACCGCGAGCAGCGCGCACGTGCGCTCCAACCCGGTCGAGAGCCTGCTGGCCACCGCGGTGGTCGCTGCGGGGTCGGTCGTCCTGGCCGTCGCCCTGGAGTTCCGCGGCGACCTGCACTCGGTGGCGCCGGACCTGGCCGACCGGCTGCGGGCGGTGCTGCCGCCGTTCGTGCGCAAGGCGTTGCGGCCGGCGCTGTGGGGAGCCGTGGCCGGGCTGCTGCTCGGCGGCGCGCTGGTCGTCGCGGTGGCCGTGGTCCACGCCCAACGCGTGGGGCAGCTCTACTCCGCCCTCGCGCCGGGGGTCGTCGGCGGCACCGTGCTCAGCCTCGTCCAGCTCCTGGCGCTGCCCAACTTCGCCCTGTGGGGGCTGTCGTGGATGGCCGGCCCGGGCTTCGCCGTGGCCAACGGGTCCGCGGTCACCTGGACCCACTCCGACCCCGGCCTGCTGCCGCTCGTCCCGGTGCTGGGGGCGCTGCCGGACCCCGGCCCGATGCCGGCGGTGCTGCGGCTCGCCGTGCTCGGGCCCGTCCTGGTCGGCGCGCTGGTGGCGTGGCGCAGCATCCGCCAGGTCACCCGGCTGGCGTCCTGGCAGGCCAAGGCCAAGGTCGCCGCGGCCGCGTGCGTGATCGCCGCGCTCCTGCTGGCGGCGGGCACCTGGGTGGCGGACGGCTCACTCGGGTCGCGTGAGCTCAGCACGGTGGGTGCCGACCCGGTGCTGGCCGGGCTGTGCCTGCTGGGCGAGATGCTGCTCGGTGCCGCCCTCGTCGTCGGCGCCTCCCAGTGGCGCGCCCACGGCTGGCAGGTCAGGCGCTGACGAGTGCTCCCACCCGGTGGTGCCTCAGCGGCTGACGCCCCACCCGCTGAGCACGCCGGTCAGCCCGTCGTAGAGGTCGGCCCGGCACTGGGCCGCGGCCGCGGAGGTGTTGGCCCCGACCATGCAGTCCTGGTAGCGCTTGGAGCTGTCGTAGAAGGCGAACGGTGCCGCCGTCGCGACGCCCATGACGACCGCGAGCACGAGCCCGGTGCTCGTCCAGGCCACCACACGGGCCGGCGCCCGGCCCCCGCTCATCGCCCGCAGGGCCCGGACCGCCTCCACGACCGAGAGCCCGAGCGGCAGCAGCGCGATCGCGGTCCACGGCAGGGGCACACCCACCCCCAGCGCGCCGACGAGCATGAGCAGACCGGCACGCCGGGCATGGGCCATGCCCGGAGGAAGGGTCCGCGGCTCCTGGCGGGTGGTCGACACGTGCTGCTCCTGGGTCGAGGTGCTGGTCCGGCCCATCGTCTCCCACCGGGCCCACTCGTCGCACAGGACCCTTGTCCATCGGTCCCGGCTCCCGACCCGCGGACGGGCGTCAGCCGCGCGCGATGCGTCGGATATCGTCTGTGCACGTGACGAGCCTGCCGGACCTCGGTGTCGTGCCCGAGCCCCGCGACATCGTCGTCCTCGTCTCCGGATCCGGCACCAACCTGCAGGCGCTGATGGACGCGATCGCCGCCGAGCCGCTCTACGGCGTGCGGATCGCCGCCGTGGGAGCCGACCGCGACGGCATCGAGGGCCTGGCCCGGGCGCAGCGTGCCGGCATCCCCACCTTCGTCTGCCGGGTCGAGGACTACCCCAGCCGCGCGGAGTGGGACGCCGCGCTGGCCGCCGAGGTCGCGGCACACGAGCCGGTGCTGGTGGTCTCGGCGGGCTTCATGAAGATCCTCGGACCGGCCTTCCTCGGGTCCGGCTTCACCACGATCAACACCCACCCCGCACTGCTGCCGGCCTTCCCCGGCGCGCACGGCGTGCGGGACGCGCTCGACTACGGCGTCAAGGTCACCGGGTGCACCTGCCACGTCGTGGACTCCGGCGTCGACACCGGCCCGATCATCGACCAGGCCGTGGTCGGGGTCGAGGACGACGACACCGTCGAGTCGCTGCACGAGCGCATCAAGGCCAGCGAGCGGTCCCTGCTCGTCGAGACCGTGGGCCGCATGGTCCGCGACGGGTTCACCATCCACCAACGAAAGGTCACCCTGGCGTGAGCACCACAGGTCAGCGTCCGATCACACGAGCCCTCATCTCCGTCTACGACAAGAGCGGGCTGGAGGATCTGGCGCGTGGCCTGCACGACGCCGGGGTCTCCCTCGTCTCCACCGGCTCCACCGCGGCACGCATCGCCGACGCCGGCGTGCCGGTGACCCGGGTGGAGGAGCTGACCGGCTTCCCCGAGTGCCTCGACGGGCGGGTCAAGACGCTGCACCCGCGCGTGCACGCCGGGATCCTCGCCGACATGGGCAACCCCGACCACGTCGCGCAGCTGGCCGAGCTGGGGGTCGAGCCGTTCGACCTGGTCGTCACCAACCTCTACCCATTCACCGACACGGTCATGTCCGGGGCCTCCCAGGAGGAGTGCATCGAGCAGATCGACATCGGCGGCCCGTCGATGGTGCGCGCGGCGGCCAAGAACCACGCCAGCGTGGCGATCGTGACCGACCCGGGGCTCTACGGCTCGGTGCTCGTGGCCGCCCGCGGCGGCGGCTTCACCCTCGAGCAGCGCAGGACGCTGGCCGCCCAGGCCTTCGTGCACACCGCGACCTACGACGTGGCCGTCGCGTCGTGGATGGGCAACGTCGTCACCGACACCTCCGACGGCACCGGCTTCCCGGCCTGGATGGGCGCCACGTGGGACAAGCAGCACGTGCTGCGCTACGGCGAGAACCCGCACCAGCGGGCGGCGTTGTACACCAACGGTTTCCAGCCCGAGCCGGGGCTGGCCCAGGCCGAGCAGCTGCACGGCAAGGAGATGTCCTACAACAACTACGTCGACGCCGACGCGGCCCGCCGCGCCGCCTACGACCACGACGCGCCCACCGTCGCGATCATCAAGCACGCCAACCCCTGCGGTATCGCGGTGGGTTCCGACCTCGCCGAGGCGCACCGCCGCGCCCACGCCTGCGACAGCGTCTCCGCCTACGGTGGCGTGATCGCGGCGAACGGCACCGTCACGGCCGAGATGGCCCGGCAGGTGGCCGACGTGTTCACCGAGGTCGTCGTGGCGCCGGACTTCGAGCCGGAGGCCCTGGAGATCCTGACCGCCAAGAAGAACATCCGGCTGCTCAAGGCCGCGGCGCCATCGCGCGGCGGGGTCGAGCTGCGCCCGATCTCCGGAGGCCTGCTGCTGCAGTCCCGCGACGCGATCGACGCCGAGGTCGAGGACGGTGGCGACGCCGCCTCGCGTTGGCGCCTGGTGGCCGGCGAGGCCGCCGACGAGGCGACCGTGGCAGACCTGGAGTTCGCGTGGCGGGCCATCCGCGCGGTGAGGTCCAACGCGATCCTGCTCGCCGACAGCGGGGCGACGGTCGGTGTGGGCATGGGCCAGGTCAACCGGGTCGACTCCTCCCGCCTGGCCGTGAGCCGGGCCGGGGAGGAGCGCGCTCGCGGGGCCGTCGCTGCCTCCGACGCGTTCTTCCCCTTCGCCGACGGCCTGCAGGTGCTGCTCGACGCCGGCGTCCGCGCGGTCGTCGCCCCCGGCGGCTCGAAGCGCGACGAGGAGGTCATCGAGGCGGCGCAGGCCGCCGGGGTGACGATGTACTTCACCGGCACCCGCCACTTCGCGCACTGAGTGCCATGACCGACCGTCTCACCGCCACCCGGAAGGACCACCGATGACCGCGATCGTCATGGACGGCAAGGCCACCCTGGCCACGATCAAGGGCGAGCTGAAGACCCGCATCGCCGCGCTGCGCGAGCAGGGCGTCGTGCCCGGGCTCGGCACCGTGCAGGTCGGTGAGGACCCGGGCAACCAGTGGTACGTCAACGCCAAGCACAAGGACTGCGCGGAGATCGGCATCGCGAGCCTCCGCCACGACCTGCCCTCGGGGACCCCTCAGGCCGAGGTCGAGGCGGTCATCGACGAGCTCAACGCCGACCCGGCGTGCACCGGCTTCCTCATCCAGCAGCCGACCGGTCTGGACGAGTTCGCCCTGCTCTCGCGGGTCGACCCGGTCAAGGACGTCGACGGCCTGCACCCGATGAACCTCGGCTGGCTGGTGCTCGGCAAGCCGGCGCCGCTGCCGTGCACCCCGAGCGGGGTGATCGAGCTGCTGCGCCGCTACGACGTGCCGATCGCCGGCGCCGAGGTGTGCGTCATCGGCCGCGGGCTCACCGTGGGTCGGCCGCTCGGCCTCATGCTGACCCGCCGCAGCGAGAACGCCACGGTGACCCTGTGCCACACCGGCACGCGTGACCTCGCGGCGCACGTGCGCCGGGCCGACATCGTCGTCGCCGCGGCCGGCGTCCCGTCCATCGTCACCGCCGACATGGTCAAGCCCGGCGCCGCCGTGCTCGACGTCGGCGTCAGCCGGGTCCCCGGCCCCGACGGCAGGCCGAAGGTGGCCGGTGACGTCGACCCCGGCGTGGCCGAGGTCGCCGGCTGGCTCACCCCCAACCCCGGCGGGGTCGGCCCGATGACCCGCGCGTGCCTGCTGACGAACGTCGTGGAGGCCGCGGAGCGGCAGGCCGCCGCCGGATGAAGCGCCTGACCTGGGTCCCGCCACGCCTGGGCGTGTGGTGGGTCGTCGCCCTCGGGCTGGTCGGCGGCCTGGCGGTGATGTTCTTCGGGTCCGTGCGCCCCGGCGGCTTCGTCTTCGCGGCGAGCCTGCTGCTGGCGGGCGCCCTGCGCCTCGTGCTGCCCGCCGGCCGGGCCGGGGGACTGGTGGTGCGCTCGCGCCTGGTCGACGCCGGCACCCTGCTCGGTCTGGGCGT is a genomic window containing:
- a CDS encoding SigE family RNA polymerase sigma factor, producing MKGSAGDSEREFDEFYRQGARSVVHVVYVATGDLTLAQDCTQEAFSRAWQRWDKVHAYDDPMAWVRTVARRLAISAWRKRTGQERAYVRHGAEAHTDGPTEDRVAVLAALRELPEPVREALALHYLADLSIDQIAHETNTPAGTIKARLHRGRALLAQALRAEEHHHG
- a CDS encoding DUF6350 family protein; the protein is MSVLDRPRQTSPGPTTGGQGRWGLRLRAAGAGASAAVLGLLVVCLPSLLVWVASPQSSVPWTTAFGIGAHVWLLAHTVDLSAGTATISLVPLLLGLLPVSLAVVACRRVLALLDDARPARFQMWGALRKDVADAGLGFTGAYAVTGLLVSLTASSAHVRSNPVESLLATAVVAAGSVVLAVALEFRGDLHSVAPDLADRLRAVLPPFVRKALRPALWGAVAGLLLGGALVVAVAVVHAQRVGQLYSALAPGVVGGTVLSLVQLLALPNFALWGLSWMAGPGFAVANGSAVTWTHSDPGLLPLVPVLGALPDPGPMPAVLRLAVLGPVLVGALVAWRSIRQVTRLASWQAKAKVAAAACVIAALLLAAGTWVADGSLGSRELSTVGADPVLAGLCLLGEMLLGAALVVGASQWRAHGWQVRR
- the purN gene encoding phosphoribosylglycinamide formyltransferase, encoding MTSLPDLGVVPEPRDIVVLVSGSGTNLQALMDAIAAEPLYGVRIAAVGADRDGIEGLARAQRAGIPTFVCRVEDYPSRAEWDAALAAEVAAHEPVLVVSAGFMKILGPAFLGSGFTTINTHPALLPAFPGAHGVRDALDYGVKVTGCTCHVVDSGVDTGPIIDQAVVGVEDDDTVESLHERIKASERSLLVETVGRMVRDGFTIHQRKVTLA
- the purH gene encoding bifunctional phosphoribosylaminoimidazolecarboxamide formyltransferase/IMP cyclohydrolase, whose protein sequence is MSTTGQRPITRALISVYDKSGLEDLARGLHDAGVSLVSTGSTAARIADAGVPVTRVEELTGFPECLDGRVKTLHPRVHAGILADMGNPDHVAQLAELGVEPFDLVVTNLYPFTDTVMSGASQEECIEQIDIGGPSMVRAAAKNHASVAIVTDPGLYGSVLVAARGGGFTLEQRRTLAAQAFVHTATYDVAVASWMGNVVTDTSDGTGFPAWMGATWDKQHVLRYGENPHQRAALYTNGFQPEPGLAQAEQLHGKEMSYNNYVDADAARRAAYDHDAPTVAIIKHANPCGIAVGSDLAEAHRRAHACDSVSAYGGVIAANGTVTAEMARQVADVFTEVVVAPDFEPEALEILTAKKNIRLLKAAAPSRGGVELRPISGGLLLQSRDAIDAEVEDGGDAASRWRLVAGEAADEATVADLEFAWRAIRAVRSNAILLADSGATVGVGMGQVNRVDSSRLAVSRAGEERARGAVAASDAFFPFADGLQVLLDAGVRAVVAPGGSKRDEEVIEAAQAAGVTMYFTGTRHFAH
- a CDS encoding bifunctional methylenetetrahydrofolate dehydrogenase/methenyltetrahydrofolate cyclohydrolase — protein: MTAIVMDGKATLATIKGELKTRIAALREQGVVPGLGTVQVGEDPGNQWYVNAKHKDCAEIGIASLRHDLPSGTPQAEVEAVIDELNADPACTGFLIQQPTGLDEFALLSRVDPVKDVDGLHPMNLGWLVLGKPAPLPCTPSGVIELLRRYDVPIAGAEVCVIGRGLTVGRPLGLMLTRRSENATVTLCHTGTRDLAAHVRRADIVVAAAGVPSIVTADMVKPGAAVLDVGVSRVPGPDGRPKVAGDVDPGVAEVAGWLTPNPGGVGPMTRACLLTNVVEAAERQAAAG
- a CDS encoding DUF3017 domain-containing protein: MKRLTWVPPRLGVWWVVALGLVGGLAVMFFGSVRPGGFVFAASLLLAGALRLVLPAGRAGGLVVRSRLVDAGTLLGLGVFVTAIVATLDLSPR